CGTTCGAATGCGTCGCAGGTCTCGGGCACGCAGCTCCTTATGCGAGTTTAACATTAAAGGTATTGTCTAAGCATTTCAAATGTTTGAAGAATGCTATAACAGACCAGCTTCAGTTTAGCACCAATAATAAGATTCAACAACAACGTGGCCATGTGATGAACTCTGAGAATAACACCGACTTTTTGGGGTTTGGAGGAAGTGATAGTAGTAGAGGCCTGTGTTCTGCTGGTCAAAGACATGGATTCCCTGATCACCATGCTCCTGTATGGAGACCACACCGTGGCCTACCCGAACGTGCTGTCACCGTTCTAAGGGCTTGGCTCTTCGATCATTTCTTGCATCCGTAAGTAAACCTTTTTAAGCCAAATATTTGTTTTTTAGAGCAGTTGATTTGAGGTTGGGCTTAGTTTAATTATACTACGCGTTAACCATGTCAATTTTATCAGACCATCAATCAGTTCATCGATGTTACATTTGTAACATGACATAAGCAAAGTCCAATATCCGTATAACTATATTGTCTTCATACATATCTTAATATGATATTCATGTGTCAGGAAGACATGAACCACATTATGCATATACTTGTGAACAGATAGCTATAGATGCATGTGTATGTTTGTATAGAAGTGTATTATAACTTGGAAGTATGCTCTAGATGGGACATGTCGAATGCTTGTTTGTTTCTCAAACATGGTTATGTCGTTTTCTAATTATGTGTAAATGTAAAAATATATTTTAAATTATAGTCGTGTGTCTTTTGTTGCAGTTATCCAACTGATACAGACAAACTCATGTTGGCTAAACAGACAGGTCTCTCCAGGAATCAGGTTTTCACTTATGATATATCAGCTTTGTTCTTCTTTTCTTTCTTCTTCGCAATTTAGCAAAATTCTTTGCTATATAATTAAGAGCATATATAGCTATAATTAGCTTATTATGTCACCCACCGGCGAGTAATTTTTATTAGGTTTTACTAGATAATGCAGTATATACTTTTCAAAAATATCTTACATTATTGAATACAACTAAAAAATTTCTAGAACGCCATTAATAAAACAGGATAATTATTAGATTTCTAAAATTCTATAAAACCATGTGGTTAAACATTTGAAGAAATCAATCGGCTGGTGTATCATGACATTCAACTACTCTATTTAGTCAACTTTCTAGGAATGATCCTTAGGTTATTGAAAATGGCTATTTAGGAACTTTAGTGGTGGATAATTAACTTTGTTATTTTCAGGTGTCGAATTGGTTCATAAACGCGCGAGTTAGGGTTTGGAAACCGATGGTGGAAGAGATTCATATGCTGGAGACTCGACAATCTCAGAAATCTTCTTCCTCTTCTTGGAGAGACACCCCCACCGTCTTCCCTGATAACAACAACAACCCTTCTTCCTCAACGGCTCAACAAAGAGCTAACAACAACTCTTCTCCCGCTAGACGGGTGCGAAACGATGACGTTCACGCCACCACCAACACCAATAACAACCACTTTATGAACGCTGGAAACAGTGGGAATATTGGAGGCGGCGGCGCGGTTAGCTTCTCCTACGGTATTGCGTCATCGAATGTCACGGGGATGAATACTAGCACAAATGGAGGAGTGTCGTTGACGTTGGGGCTTCATCATCAGATCGGGTTGCCGGAGCCTTTCCCAATGACAACTGCTCAGAGGTTTGGACTTGACGGTGGCAGTAGTGGTGGCGGTGCTGGAGGGCAGTCTTACGGTGGCGGCGGTGGTGGGTATGAAGGGCAAGATCGTCCGTTTGGGAGAGATTTTATTGGAGGTAGTAATCATCAGTTTCTACATGATTTTGTAGGATGATATCATTTGTGTCGGAAGGAAAAATATGCTCGACGTTTGACAATGTATTTGAGATAAGGGAAATGGTAATGCATGTGATGTGTATATTAGAATGTTTTTATTTTCTTTTCTTTTGTCGAATCTTTAAGGAATGAAACAGAATTGAAACTTAATTCCATAGAAATGAAATTCGAGTAAACCCGGATTTTTTAATGCGATGAAGAATGTCTATTATGAATATTAAGAGTCATAAGTTTGACAAAAAAGAAAAAGGAAATAATAGTCTGCTGAGTAATTGAATTCTCTGTTTTGAAACCCTAACTTTTCAGAGTAGCTAAACCAGATGGTTTGAGTGACTAAACCATCTGGTCTGAGTGAGTGAGACGTATATTATTCAACTCTACTAAAAGAAACAAATTTGAACCGTTCAAAGACTATTATTTTTAGTTAGTTTATGATCCAATTCGGTTCGTATCCCATCCAATAATGGTTAAAAAGGGTAAGAAACATGGCTTTTGAAGAGCCCATGAGAGCAAAAGCTGAAAATGTGCTTTTGTTGCTTCAAATTAACTTTGCATTTGCTTTTGGAAAACAATATATATAACCTTTCCCTCTTATTAAAAAATGTCTTTTGTAACAGAATCTATTCTCTTATCAGCCTTTTTAATACACTTTTTTTTTTTTGATAATAATACACCCTTGTTGTTTGTTTATTTCCTGATATGTACGTATATGAACTCAAATGTGATATATTTTTCTTATGTTTTTTTATACATACTCATCACAAATTATTCGTCAACTTATGAACATCATCTGATTCATATAGTTGTGATCTGAGCATGTAACTGATTTTTTTTTTTGTCATCTTTTTTTTTTGTCATCAGAGCATGTAACTGATTAAAGAATCAAAATTCAAAATAAGATGTTTATGGATTTATATTCAAAATCTCTAACAATCCAGTAGATATTATTATTCTTAAAAGAAAGGTTATGGTAAATTACGGCCCATCGTGTTCATCATAAATTTTTTTTTTTTGATAAATATGTGAATTATCATTAAAATGAAGCTAATTTGTACAATACAAAGAGTTTAATGCATGCTTTGAAAATGAGACTGTGTAATTAAGAAAGAAACACCTGCACGCGGATTACTTAGAATTAATGGAACTAACTGAACTCAATGTTTCTACCTTATTAAAAAATGTGAACATATATTAGCGAACTGTCTTTTCATATATATGAAATTCAATAATTGGGAAGAGAATCGGTTCATGTGAACTGTGATGAGCCAAGACCCGAGAGAAGGAAATAAAAGCAGTCAAAGAAAATTTCAGAGACTATCGTATATTAAAAAGCAAAAAGAAAAAAACGAAGTGCCATCATTGGCTCATAAAGAACAAAGAATCAATTTCTCATGATTTGATCTCTCATAATCCAGTTATTTTATGTGCCTGCGAAAAAAAAACACCACTATCCACACATTTTATAAATGAAATACATTATACTACATAATACTATTCGATTTGTTCTTAGAAATTTCAACAGAAATATTGCATATTAAAATGATCTCCAACTGTATTTTGAGAAAGATTATTAACATGGAAGTTTCCATAAATTCATGTCTTTTAGTTCAACCTATTATGAAACTTCAATTTTTATTGTGGACTCGACGTCAGGTTCGGACATCTAATAGTTTGCAAACTTCGATTTAAAAACAATACGTTTTGTAAGCAAAGCAATGTAGATGTATATGCCTCTTCAAACATTCGACACGTTAAGCGTATATATTACACTATACATATCTTATATTAGTCTATGGATATGGCCATATGGGCTGAACTCAAGATAAATATAAATAGGAATACATATAAGAAACCATGGACAAGAAAATATATTGTCTTTCTGTATGAGCATTAGTTCCAGAAGGATTAAACCTTTGGCATAAGTATTATTCTTTTGCACCATTGCTATTTATTATCGTCACTAGCTCTATATATATTCTCACCATTAACTACAACAAAACAACTCACTACCATATAGAATAATAGCAAAAATAGAGCAACACACACAAGAAGAAGATAAAGATGATGATATTTGGTGAAGAACTGGTAATCTGCATCCTGAGGTTTAAAAATTTATAGGCAATTAAAACATGCAATTGTGTACATGTATGGTTATTTAATCCTCGGGATACGGATTACCTCTTCCTTACTTGTAGTACAAGACAATACCCGATTCATTAGAGACTACGCTTTAGCCTGTTTTGGAAAAGAAAAAGCACCACATCAATACATTAGCACCTTTGAACTTGGTGAGTTCAACTATAATCTCAACTCTCTGCATTTTATATATATTTCTTTATACACAAGTTTTGTGAGTTGTAAACACTAGTAATAAAAAGAAGAAGTAAACACTCAGTAATTAAGACTTATAAAATTTACACAAAATATTTAGTTAAAAAGAAAATTACATGTGTACTAATTTTAATTTTCACAATGCATAACATGTTCTATTCAAATGAAAATATATGTTGGTATCATATCCACTTACCCTACCCCAAGATATATTTTTTGTGCTTCGGATCTTACTTAATTTATGAATAATAAGCAAAAATCAAATGTATATATTTCTTTTTTTTGCTAAATTGTAAATATCATATAAATGAAAGAAAGATTTTACACAAGCAAGATCTTAAGTTTGAACACATCTTGGCAAAAAAAAAAAAAACAAGATGGATCAACCACATCTAAACAGTTGGATAAAAAGCCACTTAAAACTCTATTTAATCCATAAAGCCATAAGTGAGCTAAAATGTTTCTTGGTTCTTCTAGAGGAGATTAAATTCCTCAACTCTCTGTCAAGAGAAATGAAGACGGTTGTAGCAGACAGGGCAGTAGCATTGTGAATCAGGTTATTCCTCTGTTTCCATACATGAAAGATCACCGATTGAGAAGCCAGCTTCCTTAGCAGGACCTTCCTCTTCGACGTAGCTGTTCGGATCCAGGATAGGAGCTCGTTCCAGTCCGCAAACATCCGCGAGGGAGGGTTGCATCTAGCGAATACCTGAGTCCATATATCGCTGGTATATGGACAGGAGATAAATAAGTGATCACGCGTTTCCGGGAGAGCTGCGCAGAGAGGGCACGTCGCTGGAATTGCAAGACCCCAAGAGATCAGTCTTGATCTTGTCGGTAGGCGATCGTAGTTCGCTACCCACATCGTGAAAGCGTGCTTCGGCAGAGCCCCTTTGAACCAGACGACATCATGCCAGGCTTGGCTTGGCTGTCTAGGTCTCAGCACCTCCCAAGTAGCCCTAGAGTTAAACACATTCAAAGTACAATCAGGAACTTTCCATTCAAATACATCATTGACATCATTAGGAAGTGGAAGAGGAATAGTAGTTAAATAAGAGTGAAAGGCCACTTCCTGCTGAGAGCGTGGATGAGGAAGCGACCAGGATGAGCCAGAGATAACATCAGCTACCATCGCCTCCTTACGCACACAGAGCGCTCTGGGTCCACCAGCACCTATGTAATTAATTAACTGACCAAAAGGAGACCACACATCGAACCAGAATCTTGTGGTGACACCATTGCCAATGACGGTGTTACAGAATTGCAGCGCGAGAGGTCTGAGTTTAAGGATTGTCTTCCAAACCCATGAGTCCGACGAAGCAGGTTCTATGGTCCAGAAGGAGTTTCCTGTGAGATGAACACTTCTATGCCAATCAGTCCACAGCGAGGGGGAGTTAGAAAGCAATAGCCAGATGACCTTAAGACCCAAAACTTGGTTCCACACAGTGATACTTCTAATCCCCAATCCCCCCTCCTGCTTCGGGAGACAGACCGTCGTCCAACCAATTTTAGCAATTCCTCTTTTCTCAATATTCCCAGACCAAAGGAAGCGAGCGCAGAGAGACTCAATCGTCGAAATGCAACCCTTCGGAAGAACAAAGGCTGAGACCCAGAAATTAATCAGCCCAAAAATGACAGATTTCAGGAGCTGAAGCCGGCCAGCGAAAGAAAGCAGCTTGACAGCCCATGCTTGAAAGCTTATGGTGATTTTGGTCATGAGCGGGGCGTACTCTGATATTTTGAGCTTCCTGCTCATGAGGGGAAGACCGAGATATCTGATGGGAAAAGAACCAGTGGAGAATCCGTATCTAGAAATAGCAAGGGATTCACTATGGTCCAGACCCGCAGTAAATAGCTCCGTCTTTGTCGTGTTCATCTCAAGCCCAGACCAAGAAGCAAAATCATCGAGACATTCGGAGATGCCATGGAGGCTGTTGCTGCTACCATAAAAAAATATCATCACATCGTCCGCAAACATCAGGTGAGATATCTTAAGATGCTCAGTTCTTGGGTGATATCTAATGTTACCATCCTCGTATCTCGATAGCAGTAGCCGTGATAAGCACTCCATAGCCAACACAAAAAGGTACGGAGAGAGGGGATCACCCTGCCTCAAACCTCTAGTGCTTTTGAAGAACCCACCAGTGGCTCCATTAACAACCACAGAGAAGGAGGCAGTAGTAAGACATTGAGAGATGAGGCTAATGTACTCTTCCAGAATCGCCAAAGCTCGAAGCGACGCGAAGATAAAATCCCATCTTACACTGTCAAACGCTTTCCTGAGGTCCACTTTCAGCATTCCTCTAGACGAGATATTCTGAGTATTGTAGTCATTGAACAGGCCAGTCGCAAGCAGCACGTTTTCCGCGAGAAGACGACCAGGGAGGAAAGCAGATTGCGATTTGGAGATCATCAGCGGAAGAATCTTCTTTAGTCTCGACGCTAGAAGCTTTGCAATCACTTTATAAACCGTGCTAAGACAAGAGATAGGTCTGAATTCTGAAGAATGCGCTGCGTTTGGGGTTTTCGGTATAAGAACGAGATTCGCCGTATTCCATTGCTTCAGCAGATAACCAGATTTGAAAAACTCCAAGATGGCTTCGGTGACTTCAGGGCCGACCACTGACCACACAGCGGTGAAGAACTCCACAGAGTAGCCGTCAGGACCACCCGTTTTATTTTTAGGCAAAGAGAAAAAAGCATCTCGAATTTCCTGAACTGAGAACTCCTTCACAAAGCCGGCTGCTTGCTCCCAAGAGCATTTAAAATCAAACAATAAGTCAAGATCACTCTGCACAAACATCTGAGGTGAAGTATCACCCCCCAAGAGGTCAGAGAAGAAATCCATACACTGCTCTTGAATTTCTTGAAGAGAGTCAACCCGCTGCCCACTAGCATCGACCAGAAAATGGATACGATTGATAGCCTGTCTAGAAGCCGCATATCTGTGGAAAAGCCGAGAACTGCCATCTCCAAAAGCTAACCAATTGATTCTTGATCTCTGGAAAAAGAAAGATGTTTTAGCGTTATAGAGCTCTTCCCACTCTAAGAGCTACATAAAGATCAAACTGACATGAACTGTAGGTCGTGGAATGATGCCAAATGCATGGTTTGATGCTTCGGAATTACATATATACCGAATAATAACGACCAAAATGAAATGTAGCTACTTTACTTAAAGAGCTAGAACTCAAAGATCAAACTGATATGAACAATGTGAAATCGTCAAACGATGCCAAATGCATGGTTTGATTATGCACAAAGTGACAAAACCATATCCACCTATCAAATGACTGATGTGAAAGATAAATGGAGATTGGAGAAGTAGATATGTACGATGAATGTGCATGAGTAAAGAGGTGTTGTATGTATACGTAAATTTCACTAGAGACATTTTTTAATACTATCGCATGAGATGCACGTATTTAAGAGAAGAATATATTCGTAGATCATTGGTCTAGTCAAACGATTTGATAGATAGTATGTATGATTTTATGCCAGTAATATTATTATTTGATCCTACCTATTCCTTTCTAGTTATAAAAAATAACATAAAATACTCCTTTATAATATTGAACAAGAATTTATTCAACCGTTTTCTTTTGATATTATCCAACCATTACACCAAAAGGTTCTTAAATTTTGTGCCAATACAAATTTGTATATTTATATACTCAAAATTCAAAGAATAAGTTTGGTTATCTGGAACTTATACACCAGATATACACCAAAGTAAAGAAAGAGTTCGCCCTAGCCTCTCAGACACAAGCCCCGAGACAACTTCAGAACCCCGGCGAAGCGGTTTTTCGCCGGCGCTGGACATTTTTGCTGGTGCTGCTAGTCTTCCTCACCCTTGTTCTTAAATTTCGATTCTTTACTGAAGTTCCAATACGTTTCTCTTTGATTTTCGAAAGAAGAAGATCTCGTCGGTCTCCAACACGAAGACGAACGTTGTGGTCCTTGTTCGTAGTCTTCCCGGTGACTCTTTCTCTCCATTTGGTCTCTGCTTCAGTGATGAGTCGAGAGGGCTCTCTCACCACCGCTCTGTGTCGGTTCACGGCGACTCTGCCCGTCGAACCCACTTATGGATGTCACAGGACAGGTCACACTGTCGACTCTGTCCAATCCTATCAACCGCCTAGGGAGCTCAGCTATCAACTGCCAAACTCCCTCTTTCCGTATCCGGGAAGACCCGAGTTCGACATACCACTGTGGTTTGCTCCTTTCAAGTCATACGACACCAGATCTATAAGCTTCACGAGAGTATAGAGTTTCATCGGCATCTCTTCATTCTCTCCACCGCTCAAAGTGAAGCTTCTTTCTCCGGCGTGGATCCTCTCCAGCGAATGTACGGTTCATCTCAGGCGAATTTTATCCGGCGTCCTCTCCTCCGGCACCGAGGTACAGTGCAGATCTGGATCCGGCGCGTCTCTTTCCACTCCAACAGCGAGGAGTGAGTTGTCGGCTCAGTTTAATTGGGCCTGGCCCATATGGGCTACAAAGCTTAACAGCCTAAGTTTAATTCTTCCAAAGTCCAGAGTTATTGAAGGTATGATCAGACTTTTATTGGGTATCGATGGTTGGTTTAGTTTGTCATATATTTCCGGTGGGTACACCGAGAATTTCTCTTGTTGCGTAATGTCATATTTCTCCTTTGGGATGATTTTACTGGTGGGTTCACCAGGCCTTGTTTCGATTTCACCATCCTTCTCTAGCGAGAAGTGTCCTTTATCCCCATCCCCCCTCTCTATGAAAGGAGATGTTTTCTTGGTTTCACTACCAAGTATCAGTTTCAGTTTCTTCACCAGTTTGCTATCTTGTGGAGCGGTCTGTACGGGGCCTGAAGATGCAATCGAGATTACTCATGTTTTTCTCGTAGGTGAAAGTTGGCTCTCAACGTCACTTGTGACTATTTCTCAGCTGCCCGACTTTGTCGTGAAAGCTATATCGACGCAGTCAAGCTTTGTCCTGATTTCGCTGTCATGTTCTCTTGAAAAACAATCTATCTTAACTTATTTGTTAGAGTTGTGTATGTTTTTATCCTAAGAGGATGGCTAATTCCCTCAGTTTATTGTAACCGGACAAGCTAAGTATGAATGAAAGTAAGTTGTGTTTCAAAAAAAAAGGTTTGGTTATCTGTTTTTTTTTCTTGTTTTCCCAAACCCCCTTTATACTGATGCATTAGTCATGCTGATGCATTAGTTATGCTGATGCATCGTTAAGAAACAGAACGGCTAAGTTTTTCTTTTGTAAAATCCTAATGAAAAGTGACAAGTTTTTATTGGGGAAGAGTTGAAACTAGAAAGAAAGATCAAATCAAAAGTAAATACATGTAGCAAATAATGTTAACAAACAACAACTCCTTGCAACATATACTCTGGATAATAGTGATAACAAGTTCATCAAAACTCAAAAGTTTTGTAAGAAAAAATATTACCTAAAAGTTGTTTCACTCTCTTATCATTCATGGAAACAGAGATGAGTTTTACTTCTCAACAAAAGACTTGACATCCTTGAGCCAATGAAGATACTCTCTGCTGTCTTTGTTGGACATATAATGTGCCAAAAAGTCAGTGATGGTCGGCTTGATACCTCTGATCTCCAAGAACCTACATAAAAACCCCCCAAAATTTCAGTCCCAGTTACAAAATCCAATCATATATTATCGAGACAAGAAAGGGTTGTGAATCGAACACATAGTCAAAATCAGGTCCTTGGTCGGCATTCTGAGATTCTTGGGGTTGTTTGATAGATACACTATCAATCACAATCACATTGGCATAAGCGCTAACTCTAAACTCAAGAGAGACACCATCATCATCTTTGGACACATTGATAATCATGAGAATCATCCGGATTTGCTCTTTATCATCATTTTCAGAATCGTTGAAAATTCTTCTTCTTCTTCTACTTCTTTTTCTTGGAGTTGTTGGATGGATAAACTATTAATCACAACTTTGCCGGTGTATGGGCTGAATTCAGGCTTAAGAGCCACAACATGATTATCTTTAGACAAATTGATAACCCTGAGAATCCGGACATGTTCTTCATCTTCATCAGAATCGTTTGGTTCATCATCATCATCATAAGTAAGAAATATATAATAGAGTGAACTTGGACAAGGATGGTTTCATCCTAAAACTTCCTAGTCAGATACAGAGTTTGTTTCCCTGGTGTATCAAGGATTTGGAAAGGAAACACTTGTGGCAACTGTTTACATGAGAAATCAAAATTCATATATATTCTAAAGAATAATGAGAGAGGGAAATAAGAGAAGTTTTAACTTTTAAGGACTTTTATAATAATAATGAGTAAAATATTTATCAGGTTTAATAGGCCCAACTACTTAATGGGCAGTGTGAAGCCCACATATTGCTAACTGTTACGAGATAGCTTTGTGGATGTGGAGAGAGAGAGGAACAGAGTTGTTCCCTAAATCACTCAAAATCGACCAAGACAGAGATTTTATCTCTCGATCAAGATCGAATATTCGTTCTCAGCTCTCAGTCACTAGTAAGTGACTGATTCTCTCTATCTCTTTCACTTGCTGCCTGTGCTCTGTTATCTTAGGATCGGTTTTGAATTCGATGCATCTTCTTCACTTGAGTTTTTGCTGAAAAAAGAATCATCACATTGCCGCCCATTGGGCTATTATATGATCTCCTAAAGATCTCTCATGCATCTTAAGATTGAAAACTATATATATTTTAATGTTGTCGTTTCAGCAAAATCTGATTCAACGATTCTGTTATCGTATAGAGAAATGAGTTGCATCTCTGGGTTGGGGGAAGATGAAGTTAATTCCTTTTTCGAGTCGTCTCCACCTCTCAAGAACATGGAAGAGATTGTCCAGAAGCTCAATGCTTTCATCCACCTCAATTCCTCAGCAGGAGGGAGGAGGAGGAGGAGGATCGTATGCGTAACCTCAGGGGGAACTACGGTTCCCTTGGAGCAGCGATGCGTAAGATATATTGATAACTTCAGCTCTGGCAATCGAGGTGCTGCTTCTACTGAGTAAGTCTTTACTTCTTCTTCTTCTTTTTTTTTTTTTTTTATCTTCATTTTAGTCTCTCTTTATAATCATTCTTTTTTTTGTTGCAAAGGAACTTCGTCAAGGCTGGATATGCTGTCATTTTTCTCTTTAGGAGGTAGTACTACTTTCATTAATTCTCTTCTGTCTTGTTGATATCAATTTTAAGTGAACTTTTTTGTCAATCTTTAGGGGAACTTGCCAGCCATATTCCCGGTCTCTTCCCGATGATCCATTCCTTGACTGTTTCCAGTTTCCAGATAACACCAACATTCAAGGTTCTTTTTTTCTTCATTATACACCCTCAAATGTAAATGGGTGCGGTTGATGGATACTTAGTGGGTGTTTTCAGTTAATGCATCACATGTGGAAGCTGTGAAAATGGCTGTTATGGACCAACAAGCTGTACGTATTATATTATACCACTTGTGTCTTTTTTTTTTTGCTTTTACTGCGTTTGTTTAACAAGAACAAATGATGATCACTTTATGTTTGTGTGTTTTTAACATTGCAGGCAGTAGCTGAATCTCGCTTACTAAAGCTTCCATTCACAACCATCTATGAGTATCTTCAGGTTTACACACATGCTATCTTTTGTGATAATTCCTCAACAGAGTTGCAGCTATAAAGCTTTTATGCTTTGTGAATGTTTCCGGTTACAGATGTTGCGGCTGATTGCAACGGCGCTGAAAGACGTCGGTCCATGTTCCATGTTTTATCTTGCTGCGGCTGTATCTGACTTTTATGTGCCGTGGAAGAGCATGGTAAGAGTCTCATGCCCCTATGATCATGACGTAGACAATTCTTTTGTCTGAAAAAATGCATTTTGTGTTTTATTTGGGTGAAACCAGACAGAACACAAAATAGAATCAGGATCTGGTCCTCTGGACATAAGACTAGCTCAAGTCCCTAAAATGCTTTCATTCTTGAGAACATATTGGGCTCCAAAGGCTTTCTGCATATCATTTAAGGTCAAATCTCTCTCTACTCTCTTTGTATAAGATTTTCATAAATCGGATATAAATAAAATAAAAAAACTTATATAGAATTTTGAATGCAGCTAGAGACAGACTCAAAGATTCTGATAGAGAAGGCTACAAAGGCTCTACGGAAGTACAAAGTGCATGCGGTTGTAGCCAATGAGTTATCAACGCGCAAGGAAGAGGTTGTGGTTGTTTCAAGCAGCGGTAACGTTGTGGTTAGGTGCGATAGCGAGAAGCCTGAATCTATTGTAGAGGATAATCTTATTCGTCTCATTGTTGATCGGCATTCGACTTACATCAAAGAATTTAGCACTTGAAATATTTCTCAAATGATTCTATGTCAAGAATAGGACAGCTGCAATGAAATCTTAATGCATACACTCTTGAATGTATCGATGTTCTTTAGAACACTTCTTGTTGCCTCTACTTTGATCGTTGCTCTTTCAGTTTCTTTCTTTGGTAATGTTCTCCCCTGTTTTTTTTATATAACTTCATAAATCATAATCAAGTAACCAAGCTACATTCTCTAACTTTCTACGCAAGAAACCCATCTGATCGAATTCTCTAATTTACAGCGATCGTTGCTGTACTAATCGGATCCTTCCTAGCAATGCTTGTGGTAGGTTCTTCGATCGAAATTTTTAAATTTTTTAAATGTTTATTTTGGTTGCAGGCTCTTATCTTTCCTTGCCTATATATGTTTTCTTAGTATCCTCGAGGGTGATTTAACTAACATACAAGTAAGGACGTATCTATAATGTTTTTTCCTTCTGTATAGATAATAATGATTTCATATAGTGGAGAATTTTAA
This genomic interval from Brassica oleracea var. oleracea cultivar TO1000 chromosome C2, BOL, whole genome shotgun sequence contains the following:
- the LOC106326757 gene encoding BEL1-like homeodomain protein 9 — translated: MSDAYEPYHVLQHSRRDKLRMPSLDSHFHFHHPPPPPSSSGGGGVFPIADSDFLAAGGFHSNNNNNPSYSNFMGFLGGPSSSSSTAVAVAGDHSFNAGLSSGDVLVFKPEPLSLSLSSHPRPTYDLVVPGVVNSGFCRSAAEAAAAAVTVASRSSGPLGPFTGYASILKGSKFLKPAQMLLDDFCSVSRAVYTEQIVDDEDDDSSLLFDPTIDNLCGVSDAGVGENGKKKSMLISMLDEVYKRYKQYYEQLQAVMGSFECVAGLGHAAPYASLTLKVLSKHFKCLKNAITDQLQFSTNNKIQQQRGHVMNSENNTDFLGFGGSDSSRGLCSAGQRHGFPDHHAPVWRPHRGLPERAVTVLRAWLFDHFLHPYPTDTDKLMLAKQTGLSRNQVSNWFINARVRVWKPMVEEIHMLETRQSQKSSSSSWRDTPTVFPDNNNNPSSSTAQQRANNNSSPARRVRNDDVHATTNTNNNHFMNAGNSGNIGGGGAVSFSYGIASSNVTGMNTSTNGGVSLTLGLHHQIGLPEPFPMTTAQRFGLDGGSSGGGAGGQSYGGGGGGYEGQDRPFGRDFIGGSNHQFLHDFVG
- the LOC106326765 gene encoding uncharacterized protein At2g39795, mitochondrial-like; protein product: MILMIINVSKDDDGVSLEFRVSAYANVIVIDSVSIKQPQESQNADQGPDFDYVFLEIRGIKPTITDFLAHYMSNKDSREYLHWLKDVKSFVEK
- the LOC106326761 gene encoding phosphopantothenate--cysteine ligase 2-like, which translates into the protein MSCISGLGEDEVNSFFESSPPLKNMEEIVQKLNAFIHLNSSAGGRRRRRIVCVTSGGTTVPLEQRCVRYIDNFSSGNRGAASTENFVKAGYAVIFLFRRGTCQPYSRSLPDDPFLDCFQFPDNTNIQVNASHVEAVKMAVMDQQAAVAESRLLKLPFTTIYEYLQMLRLIATALKDVGPCSMFYLAAAVSDFYVPWKSMTEHKIESGSGPLDIRLAQVPKMLSFLRTYWAPKAFCISFKLETDSKILIEKATKALRKYKVHAVVANELSTRKEEVVVVSSSGNVVVRCDSEKPESIVEDNLIRLIVDRHSTYIKEFST